In Chthoniobacterales bacterium, a genomic segment contains:
- the queA gene encoding tRNA preQ1(34) S-adenosylmethionine ribosyltransferase-isomerase QueA, translating into MDRLSDYDFTLPDELIASRPLERRDASRMLVVDRTAGTITHRQFTDFPGYLRPGDLAVLNNSRVIRARMFSEDGRIELLLLEELAPRRWRCLVKPGRRMRLGATCRAGGANLTVVDVEPTGERVVEADVPIDFSRGELPIPPYMDRPADTEDDTRYQTVFAGPEGSVAAPTAGLHFTPEVLARVPHTFLTLHVGIGTFQPVKVEDLGEHVMHEERYTIDEPAAAAINAANRLVAIGTTSCRVLESQPPGPVVPHSGRTRIFLRPPAQLQRIGALLTNFHLPKSTLLMLVSAFAGSDLVRAAYEEAIRERYRFFSYGDCMLIL; encoded by the coding sequence GTGGACCGCCTCAGCGACTACGATTTCACGCTCCCCGACGAGCTCATTGCGTCGCGTCCGCTCGAGCGGCGCGACGCCTCGCGCATGCTCGTCGTCGACCGCACCGCCGGCACGATCACGCATCGCCAGTTCACGGATTTCCCCGGCTACCTCCGCCCCGGCGACCTTGCCGTCCTGAACAACTCCCGGGTCATCCGCGCCCGCATGTTCAGCGAGGACGGCCGCATCGAGCTGCTTCTTCTCGAGGAACTCGCTCCCCGTCGCTGGCGTTGCCTCGTCAAACCCGGCCGCCGCATGCGCCTTGGCGCCACCTGCCGCGCCGGCGGCGCGAATCTCACCGTCGTCGACGTCGAGCCCACCGGCGAACGCGTCGTGGAAGCCGATGTCCCCATCGACTTCTCCCGCGGCGAGCTTCCCATCCCGCCCTACATGGACCGCCCGGCCGACACGGAGGACGACACCCGTTATCAGACGGTCTTCGCCGGCCCCGAGGGTTCCGTCGCCGCCCCCACCGCCGGCCTGCACTTCACGCCCGAGGTGCTCGCCCGCGTTCCGCACACCTTCCTCACCCTCCACGTCGGCATCGGCACCTTCCAGCCCGTCAAGGTCGAAGACCTCGGCGAACACGTGATGCACGAGGAACGCTACACCATCGACGAGCCCGCCGCCGCCGCCATCAATGCCGCGAATCGCCTCGTTGCCATCGGCACCACGAGCTGCCGCGTCCTCGAAAGTCAGCCGCCCGGCCCGGTCGTTCCCCACAGCGGACGAACCCGCATCTTCCTCCGGCCCCCGGCACAGCTCCAGCGCATCGGCGCCCTCCTCACGAACTTCCACCTCCCGAAGTCCACCCTTCTCATGCTCGTGAGCGCCTTTGCCGGCAGCGATCTCGTCCGCGCCGCCTACGAGGAAGCCATCCGCGAACGCTACCGCTTCTTCAGCTACGGCGACTGCATGCTCATCCTGTGA
- the tadA gene encoding tRNA adenosine(34) deaminase TadA: MEDELIIDLGSDAHFMGEALRQALRAYEAAEVPIGAVVVRGGKIIARAWNQVETLKDATAHAEMLAITQAENAVGDWRLTDCDLYVTKEPCPMCAGALVHARLRRVIFGCGDAKGGAAGGWINLLQTTELNHRCEIASGVRADECVGLLRAFFQERRALKG, translated from the coding sequence GTGGAAGACGAGCTGATCATCGATCTGGGAAGCGATGCGCACTTCATGGGGGAGGCGTTGCGCCAGGCCCTTCGCGCCTACGAGGCCGCCGAGGTGCCGATCGGCGCGGTGGTCGTGCGTGGAGGAAAGATCATCGCCCGCGCGTGGAACCAGGTGGAGACGCTGAAGGATGCGACGGCCCACGCCGAGATGCTGGCAATCACCCAGGCGGAGAACGCGGTGGGCGACTGGCGACTGACGGATTGCGACCTTTACGTGACCAAGGAGCCCTGCCCGATGTGCGCCGGGGCGCTCGTGCATGCCCGGCTGCGTCGGGTGATCTTCGGCTGCGGCGATGCGAAGGGCGGCGCGGCTGGTGGATGGATCAACCTCCTGCAGACCACCGAACTGAACCACCGCTGCGAGATTGCGAGCGGAGTGCGCGCGGACGAATGCGTCGGGCTGCTCCGGGCGTTTTTCCAGGAGCGGCGAGCGCTCAAGGGCTGA
- a CDS encoding PEP-CTERM sorting domain-containing protein (PEP-CTERM proteins occur, often in large numbers, in the proteomes of bacteria that also encode an exosortase, a predicted intramembrane cysteine proteinase. The presence of a PEP-CTERM domain at a protein's C-terminus predicts cleavage within the sorting domain, followed by covalent anchoring to some some component of the (usually Gram-negative) cell surface. Many PEP-CTERM proteins exhibit an unusual sequence composition that includes large numbers of potential glycosylation sites. Expression of one such protein has been shown restore the ability of a bacterium to form floc, a type of biofilm.): MKKGFSPVSKFSAILLAIGVLTGTAQATITYTVHEQAGAVVFDYSGSIDLASATFSFGFSSGIVGEFIGSPGYVKSLTGNISVYTTNFTSASSLGPGFASGGAVSGSSLGLVDVSGVNTDQIYLPSGYVSGSNISGSLTFSGQSFSSLGLTPGSTTWTWSNGVGSDSATFNIVAVPEPSTTLLLGAAAAVAIIARRRKGLPPISP, from the coding sequence ATGAAAAAAGGTTTCAGCCCCGTTTCGAAATTCTCCGCGATCCTTCTGGCGATCGGAGTTCTCACCGGCACCGCGCAAGCCACGATCACCTACACCGTCCACGAACAGGCCGGCGCCGTCGTGTTCGATTACTCGGGATCGATTGATCTCGCCTCGGCCACATTCTCATTCGGATTTTCCAGCGGAATCGTCGGAGAATTCATCGGTTCTCCGGGCTACGTGAAGAGCCTCACTGGAAACATTTCGGTCTATACAACCAACTTCACATCGGCCTCTTCTCTCGGCCCCGGTTTCGCCAGTGGCGGAGCAGTTTCTGGAAGCTCCCTAGGTCTGGTGGATGTCTCCGGGGTAAATACCGACCAGATCTATCTGCCCTCGGGTTACGTCTCCGGCTCGAACATCTCGGGAAGCCTGACCTTTTCCGGACAAAGCTTTTCCTCCCTGGGCCTGACTCCTGGCTCCACGACCTGGACATGGTCGAACGGCGTCGGTTCGGACTCCGCGACCTTCAACATCGTCGCAGTTCCCGAGCCATCGACCACGCTCCTTCTGGGCGCGGCGGCCGCCGTCGCGATCATCGCCCGGCGACGCAAGGGCCTGCCCCCGATCAGCCCTTGA